A region of candidate division KSB1 bacterium DNA encodes the following proteins:
- a CDS encoding sodium:alanine symporter family protein produces MQGLEQLLSKISNWVWGIPLLVLLFGTHLFLTIRLRFIQRYIGKAIKLSFRRQTEGAGDVSHFGALTTALAATIGTGNIVGVATAIAAGGPGAVLWTWLTGVFGIATKYAEAVLSVKYRITTPSGLMAGGPMYVLERGLKMKWLGIIFAALTAVTAFGIGNMVQANSIASMVTETVKGSLWITTRFPELIQYLPWITGVFMTSLTAIVILGGIKSIARVCEGLVPFMAVFYVMGCVILLIMGASTIPHTIKLILESAFTGHAALGGFLGAGVREAIRYGIARGLFSNESGLGSAPIVAAAAQTKNPVRQALVSSTGTFWDTVVVCAMTGLVLVNSNEWLKGLSGAALTKAAFSDIPVIGPIVLTIGLLTFVFSTILGWSYYGEKAAEYLFGTRIILPYRLVWVVMVMVGSVATMPAVWSFADIANGLMAIPNLISLLLLSGVIVAETRKFLWSDRLDEVGD; encoded by the coding sequence ATGCAAGGTTTAGAACAACTCTTAAGCAAGATTAGCAACTGGGTCTGGGGAATACCGCTGCTTGTGCTTCTATTTGGAACTCATTTGTTTCTCACTATTCGCTTGCGATTTATTCAACGATATATCGGAAAAGCCATTAAACTTTCGTTCCGCCGGCAGACCGAAGGCGCTGGGGATGTCAGCCATTTTGGCGCTCTCACCACAGCATTAGCAGCAACCATCGGGACGGGCAACATCGTCGGCGTTGCCACAGCCATTGCCGCTGGCGGACCTGGCGCCGTGCTCTGGACCTGGCTCACGGGTGTGTTTGGCATTGCCACCAAATACGCCGAAGCCGTGCTCTCCGTCAAATATCGCATCACCACCCCATCAGGCTTGATGGCGGGCGGCCCTATGTACGTCCTGGAACGGGGACTGAAAATGAAATGGCTGGGCATCATCTTCGCCGCTCTCACCGCAGTCACCGCATTTGGCATTGGCAATATGGTGCAGGCCAACTCCATCGCCTCCATGGTCACTGAAACAGTTAAGGGCTCTCTCTGGATTACGACAAGATTCCCCGAGCTGATTCAATATTTGCCCTGGATCACTGGGGTTTTTATGACGAGCCTTACTGCTATCGTCATCCTCGGCGGGATTAAATCTATTGCCCGGGTCTGCGAAGGATTGGTCCCATTTATGGCAGTGTTTTATGTGATGGGATGCGTCATCTTGCTGATCATGGGTGCTTCGACCATTCCGCATACCATCAAATTAATTTTGGAGAGCGCATTTACTGGACATGCGGCTCTGGGCGGATTTCTCGGTGCGGGCGTTCGCGAGGCGATCCGCTACGGCATTGCTCGCGGTCTTTTTTCCAATGAATCAGGACTGGGCAGCGCACCTATCGTCGCCGCTGCCGCACAGACCAAAAATCCCGTCCGACAGGCGCTGGTATCCTCAACAGGCACGTTTTGGGATACGGTCGTCGTCTGCGCCATGACAGGATTGGTGCTGGTCAATTCCAATGAATGGCTCAAAGGCCTTTCTGGCGCAGCGCTCACCAAAGCCGCGTTCTCCGATATTCCCGTCATCGGCCCTATCGTTTTGACCATTGGCTTGCTCACCTTCGTCTTTTCCACCATTCTCGGCTGGTCCTATTACGGCGAAAAAGCAGCGGAATATCTATTTGGGACTCGCATCATTCTCCCTTATCGTCTGGTTTGGGTGGTCATGGTCATGGTCGGCTCCGTCGCCACCATGCCAGCGGTCTGGTCCTTTGCCGATATTGCCAACGGACTGATGGCAATTCCCAATTTGATCTCGCTGTTGCTACTGAGCGGGGTGATTGTTGCAGAGACAAGGAAGTTTTTATGGAGCGATCGGCTGGATGAAGTTGGGGATTAA